From Microbacterium invictum, the proteins below share one genomic window:
- a CDS encoding ABC transporter ATP-binding protein, translated as MAVDPGEQRRPAAVSARGWGWRHASRRAWALRDVTFDISPGERVLLLGASGSGKSTLLHGLAGVLGGDEEGEAAGDLLLDGHPAAAVRGRAGLVMQDPDSQVILARVGDDVAFGCENLGIPRDETWRRVDDALAAVGLDVPKDRPTKHLSGGQKQRLALAGAIAMRPGLLALDEPTANLDPAGVVEVRDAVRALLDRTGTTFVVVEHRTEVWLPIVDRVIVLGHGGVVADGTPSAVLDADGRRLADAGVWVPGIPPAVPATPARPAGDVLLSGRGLAVERVRGVPVASGIDMEVRAGEALAITGPNGAGKSTLGLTLAGLLPPGAGELRAVGELARGVGHDPVTWKSRDLLTRIGMVFQDPEHQLLARTVRGELEVGPRALGLGEGETAARVDGLLERLRLSGLARANPYTLSGGEKRRLTVAAALATRPRMLVLDEPTFGQDAVTWAELVALLAGLRDEGSAIVAITHDAAVVEALHARRIELSG; from the coding sequence ATGGCTGTCGACCCGGGTGAGCAGCGCCGCCCCGCGGCGGTCAGCGCCCGGGGGTGGGGCTGGCGGCACGCCTCGCGGCGCGCGTGGGCCCTGCGCGACGTCACCTTCGACATCTCGCCCGGTGAGCGGGTCCTTCTGCTCGGAGCCTCCGGATCGGGCAAGTCGACACTGCTGCACGGGCTGGCCGGCGTGCTCGGCGGCGACGAAGAAGGTGAGGCCGCCGGTGACCTGCTGCTCGACGGCCACCCCGCGGCGGCGGTGCGGGGACGTGCCGGGCTGGTGATGCAGGACCCGGACTCGCAGGTGATCCTCGCCCGGGTCGGCGACGACGTGGCGTTCGGCTGCGAGAACCTCGGCATCCCGCGCGACGAAACGTGGCGCCGCGTCGATGACGCCCTGGCGGCCGTAGGCCTCGATGTACCGAAGGACCGCCCGACCAAGCACCTGTCCGGTGGGCAGAAGCAGCGGCTCGCGCTCGCCGGCGCCATCGCGATGCGCCCCGGACTGCTCGCGCTCGATGAGCCGACGGCGAATCTCGACCCCGCGGGAGTGGTCGAAGTCCGTGACGCCGTCCGGGCACTGCTCGACCGCACCGGCACGACCTTCGTGGTCGTCGAGCATCGCACCGAGGTGTGGCTGCCGATCGTCGACCGCGTGATCGTGCTGGGCCACGGTGGGGTGGTCGCCGACGGCACGCCCAGCGCTGTGCTCGACGCCGACGGCAGACGGCTCGCGGATGCCGGAGTGTGGGTCCCCGGCATCCCTCCCGCCGTTCCGGCGACGCCCGCCCGGCCGGCGGGCGACGTGCTGCTGTCGGGCCGGGGACTGGCCGTCGAGCGGGTGCGGGGTGTGCCCGTGGCATCCGGGATCGACATGGAGGTCCGGGCCGGCGAGGCGCTCGCTATCACCGGCCCGAACGGCGCCGGCAAATCGACCCTCGGGCTCACCCTCGCCGGGCTGCTGCCCCCGGGGGCAGGCGAGTTGCGTGCGGTCGGGGAGCTCGCACGCGGGGTGGGGCACGACCCGGTGACGTGGAAGTCGCGCGACCTGCTGACCCGGATCGGCATGGTGTTCCAGGACCCGGAGCACCAGCTGCTGGCGCGCACGGTGCGGGGAGAACTCGAGGTCGGGCCGCGTGCGCTCGGGCTCGGCGAGGGGGAGACCGCCGCCCGGGTCGACGGACTGCTCGAGCGTCTGCGGCTGAGCGGTTTGGCCCGCGCCAACCCGTACACCCTCTCGGGCGGGGAGAAGCGGCGGCTGACGGTCGCGGCGGCGCTGGCCACCCGGCCGCGCATGCTCGTGCTCGACGAGCCGACCTTCGGGCAGGACGCGGTGACTTGGGCTGAGCTCGTGGCGCTGCTGGCGGGGCTGCGCGACGAGGGCAGCGCCATCGTCGCGATCACCCATGATGCCGCCGTGGTCGAGGCGCTGCATGCGCGACGAATCGAGCTGAGCGGATGA
- a CDS encoding energy-coupling factor transporter transmembrane component T family protein, giving the protein MTLLDTHARTGTFARINPVAKLAASGLIALPLILTLDVVSAAVALVLEMLLFPFAGIGWREFWLRTWPVWLAAPLTALTIVLYGEASGQVYFEWLFVRVSDGSIALAAATFLRVLAIALPSVVLFITVDPTDLADGLAQIVKLPARFVLGALAGLRMVGLFLDDWRALELARRARGVADRGRIRRFAGMAFALLVLSIRRGSKLATAMEARGFGAPVTRTWARESTFGAREWLLVAMGAAIGLIAVGAAIVTGSWNFILGPS; this is encoded by the coding sequence ATGACGCTGCTCGACACGCACGCGCGCACCGGCACGTTCGCGCGGATCAACCCCGTCGCCAAGCTCGCCGCCAGTGGGCTCATCGCGCTGCCGCTCATCCTCACCCTCGACGTCGTCTCGGCCGCCGTCGCTCTCGTCCTGGAGATGCTTCTCTTCCCGTTCGCCGGTATCGGCTGGCGGGAGTTCTGGCTGCGCACCTGGCCGGTCTGGCTGGCCGCGCCGCTGACCGCGCTGACGATCGTCCTCTACGGCGAGGCGTCTGGCCAGGTCTACTTCGAGTGGCTGTTCGTGCGGGTCAGCGACGGCTCGATCGCTCTCGCTGCGGCCACCTTCCTCCGCGTGCTCGCGATCGCGCTGCCCTCGGTCGTGCTGTTCATCACGGTCGACCCGACCGACCTCGCCGATGGCCTGGCCCAGATCGTGAAACTGCCGGCCCGATTCGTGCTCGGGGCGCTCGCCGGGCTGCGCATGGTCGGGCTCTTCCTCGACGACTGGCGGGCACTCGAGCTCGCACGCCGGGCCCGCGGGGTGGCCGACCGGGGCCGCATCCGGCGGTTCGCGGGGATGGCGTTCGCACTGCTCGTGCTGTCGATACGCCGCGGGTCCAAGCTCGCGACGGCCATGGAGGCGCGCGGGTTCGGTGCGCCGGTGACGCGCACCTGGGCGCGCGAGTCCACCTTCGGCGCGAGGGAGTGGCTGCTGGTCGCGATGGGTGCGGCGATCGGGCTGATCGCCGTGGGCGCGGCGATCGTCACCGGCTCGTGGAACTTCATCCTCGGGCCGTCCTGA
- a CDS encoding MmcQ/YjbR family DNA-binding protein: MAHPIMFDEHDPLLARVRGVALSLPEADEKVSHGRPAFFTQKVFVYFGGSQRIEGEWVAHDAAIMVQPDPDDDPALRQDPRFWVPGYLGPSGWLGIDLDDDTDWQEVAELIESSYRVTAPRRLVRKLDAGSGARLDPPA; the protein is encoded by the coding sequence ATGGCGCATCCGATCATGTTCGACGAGCACGACCCGTTGCTGGCGCGGGTGCGCGGCGTCGCCCTCTCGCTGCCTGAGGCCGACGAGAAGGTCAGCCACGGCCGGCCGGCGTTCTTCACCCAGAAGGTGTTCGTCTACTTCGGCGGTTCGCAGCGCATTGAGGGCGAGTGGGTCGCGCACGACGCGGCGATCATGGTGCAGCCCGATCCCGACGACGACCCCGCCCTGCGGCAGGACCCGCGATTCTGGGTACCCGGCTACCTCGGCCCGTCGGGATGGCTCGGCATCGACCTCGACGACGACACCGACTGGCAGGAGGTCGCCGAGCTCATCGAGTCGTCGTACCGGGTGACGGCGCCGCGCCGGCTGGTGCGGAAGTTGGATGCCGGATCGGGAGCCCGGCTGGATCCGCCCGCATAG
- a CDS encoding SLC13 family permease, protein MDPAAWTFVILGLAIVAFVSGRVPMAVVAIGVALALWATGVLTLTEAFAGFGDPTVLFIASLFVVSEALDATGVTAWVGLQVVSRAGRGRARLTVVVGVMVALLSAFISINGAVAALLPVVVVVAVRAGIIPAKLLIPLAFAASAGSMLTLIGTPVNIVVSDAAVAAGGRAFGYFEFALVGIPLVALTVLVLALWGDRLLPDRVPDRFADVAPDPREHAQNLRSSYAVDLDTNTLFSVSEGVAEVLVAPRSQLIGRTIYPGMTTRDENLVILAARRGEDEGPNASRGNATPGELTLQAGDAVLVQGPWEALTRYTASPDVIAVTAPQSLQRAVPLGRGAKRAIVILVLMVLLLATGLVPPVVAGLLAAGALILTRVLTLPQTYRSISWTTVILIAGMVPLSAAFISTGAAGIVADAVLSVIGTASPHLALLVLGVITMVLGQFISNVATVLVVAPIAVAISRALEVSIMPFMMSLTVVGAAAFLTPIATPVNLMVMQPGGYRFGDYWRLGLPLMAVYLAIGVLYVPLIWHF, encoded by the coding sequence ATGGACCCCGCCGCGTGGACATTCGTGATCCTGGGCCTCGCCATCGTCGCGTTCGTGAGCGGCCGGGTGCCGATGGCCGTCGTCGCGATCGGCGTCGCTCTCGCGCTGTGGGCCACCGGCGTGCTCACCCTGACCGAGGCGTTCGCGGGGTTCGGCGATCCGACGGTGCTGTTCATCGCCTCGCTGTTCGTGGTGAGTGAGGCTCTGGATGCCACGGGGGTCACCGCCTGGGTCGGCCTTCAGGTCGTGTCGCGCGCCGGCCGCGGTCGCGCCCGGCTGACCGTGGTCGTCGGGGTCATGGTCGCGCTGCTGTCCGCATTCATCAGCATCAACGGCGCCGTCGCGGCTCTGCTGCCGGTGGTCGTGGTCGTGGCGGTGCGGGCCGGGATCATCCCCGCCAAGCTGCTCATTCCGCTGGCCTTCGCCGCGAGCGCCGGATCCATGCTCACTCTCATCGGCACCCCGGTGAACATCGTCGTCTCCGATGCGGCGGTCGCGGCCGGAGGGCGGGCGTTCGGCTACTTCGAGTTCGCGCTCGTCGGCATTCCCCTCGTCGCGCTCACGGTGCTCGTGCTGGCGCTGTGGGGCGACCGCCTGCTGCCCGACCGAGTGCCCGACCGCTTCGCCGATGTCGCGCCCGACCCGCGGGAGCACGCCCAGAACCTGCGCAGCAGCTACGCCGTCGACCTCGACACGAACACTCTGTTCAGCGTCAGCGAGGGTGTGGCCGAGGTACTGGTCGCGCCGCGCTCACAGCTGATCGGACGCACCATCTACCCCGGTATGACCACTCGCGACGAGAACCTGGTGATCCTCGCGGCCCGGCGCGGCGAGGACGAGGGTCCGAACGCCTCGCGCGGCAACGCGACGCCCGGTGAGCTCACCCTGCAGGCCGGCGACGCCGTGCTCGTCCAGGGCCCGTGGGAGGCGCTCACTCGTTACACGGCGTCGCCGGACGTGATCGCGGTCACCGCCCCGCAGTCGCTGCAGCGTGCCGTTCCGCTCGGGCGCGGCGCGAAGCGGGCGATCGTCATCCTCGTGCTCATGGTGCTGCTGCTGGCGACCGGTCTCGTGCCGCCGGTCGTCGCCGGGCTGCTCGCCGCCGGAGCCCTCATCCTCACGCGCGTGCTGACGCTGCCGCAGACGTACCGGTCGATCTCATGGACCACCGTCATCCTGATCGCCGGCATGGTGCCGCTGTCGGCCGCGTTCATCTCGACCGGCGCGGCCGGCATCGTCGCGGACGCCGTGCTCTCGGTCATCGGCACCGCGTCGCCGCACCTCGCGCTGCTCGTGCTCGGCGTGATCACCATGGTGCTCGGACAGTTCATCTCCAACGTCGCCACCGTGCTCGTGGTCGCGCCCATCGCCGTGGCGATCTCGCGGGCGCTCGAGGTGAGCATCATGCCGTTCATGATGTCGCTGACCGTCGTCGGTGCCGCTGCCTTCCTCACGCCGATCGCGACGCCGGTGAACCTCATGGTCATGCAGCCCGGCGGCTACCGGTTCGGCGACTACTGGCGGCTCGGGCTGCCGCTCATGGCCGTCTACCTCGCCATCGGAGTGCTCTACGTGCCGCTGATCTGGCACTTCTGA
- a CDS encoding ECF transporter S component, whose product MHAAASETTVRPTGNRFRWRVVDIVVASVLGVASGLIFLLWNIGYLGPKALLEPLLPGLQGLLDGPWLFAGVLGALIIRKPGAAIYTETLAAVVSALVGNQWGGFLTIEAGLVQGLGAEIVFLIVAYKLWSFPVAILAGAGAGLAGAINNLILWYAGSDATFTIVYLISSVVSGAVIAGGGAWLIARGLAATGALDRFASGRAVRERV is encoded by the coding sequence ATGCACGCTGCTGCGTCTGAAACCACCGTCCGCCCCACGGGGAACCGCTTCCGCTGGCGGGTCGTCGACATCGTCGTCGCCAGCGTCCTGGGTGTCGCCTCGGGACTGATCTTCCTGCTGTGGAACATCGGCTACCTCGGGCCGAAGGCTCTGCTCGAGCCGCTGCTTCCCGGTCTGCAGGGACTGCTCGACGGTCCGTGGCTGTTCGCCGGGGTGCTCGGCGCCCTCATCATCCGCAAGCCCGGTGCGGCGATCTACACCGAGACTCTCGCCGCGGTCGTCTCGGCGCTGGTCGGCAACCAGTGGGGCGGGTTCCTCACGATCGAAGCCGGCCTCGTCCAGGGTCTCGGTGCCGAGATCGTGTTCCTGATCGTCGCGTACAAGCTGTGGTCGTTCCCCGTCGCGATCCTGGCGGGCGCGGGCGCGGGCCTCGCCGGCGCCATCAACAACCTGATCCTCTGGTATGCCGGATCCGATGCCACGTTCACCATCGTCTACCTCATCTCATCGGTGGTGTCGGGGGCCGTGATCGCCGGTGGGGGTGCGTGGCTGATCGCCCGAGGGCTGGCCGCGACAGGTGCGCTCGACCGGTTCGCGTCCGGGCGCGCGGTGCGCGAACGCGTCTGA
- a CDS encoding DNA polymerase IV: MTGSARGWVLHVDLDQFIAAVEVLRRPELAGRQVIVGGRGDPTERAVVSTASYEARALGVGSGMPLRIAARRAPDAIILPVDAAAYTAASEEVMATLRAQPGAVVQVLGWDEAFVGVTTDDPEAAARQIQEAVLERTQLHCSVGIGDTLIRAKNATDFGKPQGTFRLTADNWLEVMGNRPTIELWGVGSKISKRLASHDIHTVTELAAADDAVLAAEFGPKMGPWYRTLGRGEGSAVVDDTPWVARGHGRETTFQRDLTVRSDIEQAAQDLLAQVLEDVAAEGRPVVGVGLKVRYAPFMTKTLVHKIDATFDRAVVTAETMKLVDRIEPERPLRLLGVRAEMAMPDDAREGHTPTRGGW, translated from the coding sequence ATGACAGGCTCCGCTCGTGGGTGGGTGCTGCACGTCGACCTCGACCAGTTCATCGCCGCCGTCGAGGTGCTGCGGCGGCCCGAGCTCGCCGGCCGGCAGGTCATCGTGGGTGGTCGCGGCGATCCCACCGAGCGGGCGGTGGTCTCGACGGCGTCGTACGAGGCCCGCGCGCTCGGGGTGGGGTCGGGGATGCCGCTGCGCATCGCCGCGCGCAGGGCACCTGACGCGATCATCCTTCCGGTCGACGCCGCCGCGTATACGGCGGCGTCGGAAGAGGTCATGGCCACGCTGCGGGCGCAGCCCGGTGCCGTCGTCCAGGTCCTCGGCTGGGATGAGGCCTTCGTCGGTGTCACGACCGACGATCCCGAAGCCGCTGCGCGGCAGATTCAGGAGGCGGTGCTCGAACGCACGCAGCTGCACTGCAGCGTCGGAATCGGCGACACCCTCATCCGCGCGAAGAACGCGACCGACTTCGGCAAGCCGCAGGGCACCTTCCGGCTCACCGCCGACAACTGGCTCGAGGTCATGGGCAACCGGCCGACGATCGAGCTGTGGGGCGTCGGAAGCAAGATCTCCAAGCGGCTGGCGAGCCACGACATCCACACCGTCACAGAGCTCGCGGCCGCCGACGATGCCGTGCTGGCGGCGGAGTTCGGGCCGAAGATGGGCCCCTGGTACCGCACGCTCGGCCGGGGCGAGGGCTCCGCCGTCGTCGACGACACCCCGTGGGTGGCACGCGGCCACGGGCGGGAGACCACCTTCCAGCGCGACCTCACCGTGCGGTCAGACATCGAACAGGCCGCGCAGGATCTTCTCGCACAGGTGCTCGAGGACGTCGCCGCCGAAGGTCGCCCCGTCGTCGGTGTCGGGCTCAAGGTGCGCTATGCGCCGTTCATGACGAAGACGTTGGTGCACAAGATCGACGCGACGTTCGACCGCGCCGTGGTCACGGCCGAGACGATGAAGCTCGTCGATCGCATCGAGCCCGAGCGGCCCCTCCGGCTGCTCGGCGTGCGGGCCGAGATGGCCATGCCCGACGACGCCCGGGAGGGTCACACCCCGACCCGCGGCGGGTGGTGA
- a CDS encoding DnaJ domain-containing protein yields MFDSPLSASAYEVLAVAPDADDDTLRKAYRRRLRQSHPDTGGDAAVFVQVQRAWELVGTPDARAAYDRGHGFGAAATSFAPDAPLWRPPDRPADTRPRARSFGHPGGWRRERYLTLIREWAGRGVTLEDPYDPALVRTAPREVKRLLADALAEEATARIVGDLGMGYTVWHDVAADRHDPEVKLDHIVLGPSGLYAVRSDDLGGPVRVRRGELIGDSVGGAPIAELVRSARAIARSARVKFSGALIVLPDDDVPAAIDELGKVRGLPVAVVARGALATVLRRGVTGARDIGGNELFDVRTRLQQTVRFV; encoded by the coding sequence GTGTTCGACTCCCCGCTGTCGGCCTCGGCGTACGAGGTGCTCGCGGTGGCGCCCGATGCCGACGACGACACCCTGCGCAAGGCGTACCGGCGGCGGCTGCGGCAGTCGCATCCCGACACCGGCGGAGACGCCGCCGTGTTCGTGCAGGTGCAGCGCGCGTGGGAGCTGGTCGGCACGCCCGATGCCCGCGCCGCGTACGACCGCGGGCACGGGTTCGGCGCGGCTGCCACCTCGTTCGCCCCGGATGCGCCTCTCTGGCGTCCGCCCGACCGCCCCGCCGACACCCGGCCCCGCGCGCGCTCCTTCGGCCATCCCGGCGGGTGGCGCCGCGAGCGGTACCTCACGCTGATCCGCGAGTGGGCGGGCCGCGGGGTGACGCTGGAGGACCCGTACGACCCGGCGCTCGTGCGCACGGCACCCCGCGAGGTCAAGCGGCTGCTGGCCGACGCGCTCGCCGAAGAGGCGACGGCGCGCATCGTCGGCGATCTCGGCATGGGCTACACGGTCTGGCACGACGTCGCCGCCGACCGGCACGATCCCGAGGTGAAGCTCGACCACATCGTGCTCGGCCCGAGCGGGCTCTACGCCGTGCGGTCTGATGACCTCGGCGGCCCGGTGCGCGTGCGCCGCGGCGAGCTGATCGGCGATTCTGTCGGCGGCGCGCCGATCGCCGAGCTCGTGCGGTCGGCGCGCGCGATCGCGCGGAGCGCCCGGGTGAAATTCAGCGGCGCGCTCATCGTGCTGCCCGACGACGACGTCCCCGCCGCGATCGACGAACTGGGCAAGGTGCGCGGGCTGCCCGTCGCGGTCGTCGCGCGTGGCGCCCTGGCCACCGTGCTGCGGCGCGGCGTCACCGGCGCTCGCGATATCGGTGGCAACGAGCTGTTCGACGTCCGCACCCGGTTGCAGCAGACGGTCCGCTTCGTCTGA
- a CDS encoding D-alanyl-D-alanine carboxypeptidase, translating to MTLEDAPPLSRRARREAAASTPPPADDLDALGIATVDAGTSPAASSALTWVDVDTLGPLRPPAPGGPDLLARRPRRSPLRPSVLVPIGAVLALAGGYAAATLLWPLTAVAPTVTTAEIAPVTAPVSTLTWPEDGSAAAGVDGIGSPVASTADVSPIASITKVVTVLMALEQLPLAPGEPGRDYDFTYDDRVEYWNFLARGESALDVPVDGTLTQYQLLQGILLGSAGNYAERLASDLWPNDEVFAGAAREWLSKHGLDGITVVEPTGILEANAADPAALLPLADLALANPVVAEIVRTQAVELPGAGEVENTNDLLDDPSVLGVKTGGLWEWYNLLSAKEVTVDETTVRLYAAVLGQPTDALRDSESERLLDALAAEVSVPAVLPAGTVAGTVSTAWGESADLVTDAAGSIVLWNGATAQIDAAFALDDARTAGDVAGSVTYAGPLDSDVLELTLADDIEPPDAWWRLTHPLELFGLAG from the coding sequence GTGACCCTGGAAGACGCGCCCCCTCTGTCGCGGCGTGCGCGCCGCGAGGCCGCGGCATCCACTCCCCCGCCTGCCGACGACCTCGACGCGCTCGGCATTGCGACGGTGGATGCCGGAACGTCGCCGGCAGCGTCGTCTGCGCTGACATGGGTCGACGTCGACACGCTCGGCCCGCTGCGGCCGCCTGCCCCCGGCGGCCCCGATCTGCTGGCGCGGCGCCCGCGCCGCTCACCACTGCGACCCTCCGTGCTCGTCCCGATCGGCGCGGTGCTCGCCCTGGCCGGAGGCTACGCCGCCGCGACGCTCCTCTGGCCGCTGACGGCCGTCGCCCCCACGGTCACCACCGCTGAGATCGCCCCGGTGACCGCCCCGGTCTCGACGCTCACCTGGCCCGAGGACGGGTCCGCGGCCGCGGGAGTCGACGGGATCGGCTCGCCCGTGGCATCCACCGCCGACGTCTCTCCGATCGCGAGCATCACCAAGGTCGTCACCGTGCTCATGGCCCTCGAGCAGTTGCCGCTGGCACCCGGCGAACCGGGGCGCGACTACGACTTCACCTACGACGACCGGGTGGAGTACTGGAACTTCCTCGCCCGCGGAGAATCGGCGCTCGACGTGCCCGTCGACGGCACCCTCACGCAGTATCAGCTGCTGCAGGGCATCCTGCTCGGGTCGGCCGGCAACTACGCCGAGCGGCTGGCGTCCGACCTGTGGCCGAACGACGAGGTGTTCGCCGGCGCGGCGCGCGAGTGGCTCAGCAAGCACGGCCTCGACGGGATCACCGTCGTCGAGCCGACCGGCATCCTCGAGGCCAATGCCGCCGACCCGGCGGCGCTGCTCCCCCTGGCCGACCTGGCCCTGGCAAACCCCGTGGTGGCCGAGATCGTGCGCACCCAGGCGGTCGAGCTTCCGGGCGCCGGCGAGGTCGAGAACACCAACGACCTGCTCGACGACCCGTCGGTGCTGGGCGTCAAGACCGGCGGACTGTGGGAGTGGTACAACCTGCTGTCGGCCAAAGAGGTCACCGTCGACGAGACCACCGTGCGCCTGTACGCGGCGGTGCTCGGTCAGCCCACCGACGCGCTGCGCGACAGCGAGAGCGAGCGACTGCTCGATGCGCTCGCCGCCGAGGTCTCCGTACCCGCTGTGCTGCCGGCGGGCACCGTCGCCGGGACCGTGTCGACGGCGTGGGGCGAAAGCGCCGACCTGGTGACGGATGCCGCAGGCTCGATCGTGCTGTGGAACGGCGCCACCGCGCAGATCGACGCCGCCTTCGCGCTCGACGACGCACGCACCGCCGGCGACGTGGCCGGATCGGTCACCTACGCCGGACCCCTCGACTCCGACGTCCTCGAGCTGACGCTGGCCGACGACATCGAGCCGCCCGATGCCTGGTGGCGCCTCACGCACCCGCTGGAACTGTTCGGCCTCGCCGGCTGA
- a CDS encoding diacylglycerol/lipid kinase family protein, with protein MQSRHAAVVYNPVKVSLDRVRRAVQVQERRHGWDETRWYETSPEDSGLRAAQAALAEDPAVVIVAGGDGTVRTVAEVVYPTGTPVALVPAGTGNLLARNLGLTLSDVEGSVAAAFSGATRAVDIAVAEVEDETGERRTHAFLVMAGIGLDAEMAEHTSAVAKQRLGWLAYVTPIARSVIANRLIHLHYRVDGGHSRSVRAHTVIVGNCGTLTGNMLLIPAAKVDDGLLDVVMLRPKGRFGWARIGTRLTIQGVAHRSRLGRRWLQSAPELQALAYAQGRQFDVRFETPHGIELDGDSFGVVARARITVRPAAVRVCIAA; from the coding sequence ATGCAGTCACGCCATGCGGCGGTCGTGTACAACCCGGTCAAGGTGTCGCTTGACCGGGTGCGGCGAGCTGTCCAGGTACAGGAACGCCGGCATGGCTGGGATGAGACGCGCTGGTACGAGACGAGTCCCGAGGACTCCGGGCTGCGCGCGGCACAAGCGGCCCTTGCGGAAGATCCGGCGGTCGTGATCGTCGCCGGCGGCGACGGCACCGTGCGCACCGTCGCCGAGGTCGTCTACCCCACCGGGACGCCGGTTGCGCTGGTGCCCGCCGGTACCGGCAACCTCCTGGCCCGCAACCTCGGTCTGACGTTGAGCGATGTCGAAGGCTCCGTCGCCGCCGCGTTCTCGGGCGCCACGCGGGCCGTCGACATCGCCGTCGCTGAGGTCGAGGACGAGACCGGCGAGCGGCGCACGCACGCGTTCCTCGTGATGGCCGGCATCGGGCTCGACGCGGAGATGGCCGAGCACACCAGCGCCGTGGCGAAGCAGCGGCTGGGCTGGCTCGCCTACGTGACCCCGATCGCCCGATCGGTCATCGCGAACCGCCTGATCCACCTCCACTACCGCGTCGACGGCGGTCACAGCCGGTCGGTCCGCGCCCACACGGTCATCGTCGGCAACTGCGGCACGCTCACCGGCAACATGCTCCTCATCCCGGCCGCCAAGGTCGACGACGGCCTGCTGGACGTGGTCATGCTGCGACCGAAGGGCAGGTTCGGCTGGGCGAGGATCGGCACACGCCTCACGATCCAGGGGGTCGCGCACCGCTCCCGTCTGGGCCGTCGCTGGCTGCAATCGGCGCCGGAGCTCCAGGCACTCGCCTACGCGCAGGGGCGGCAGTTCGACGTCCGGTTCGAGACCCCGCACGGCATCGAGCTGGACGGCGACAGCTTCGGCGTGGTCGCGCGGGCGCGCATCACGGTGCGACCGGCTGCCGTCCGCGTCTGCATCGCCGCTTAG
- a CDS encoding ATP-binding protein: MSRLDSETKRKLREMGVTSLVDAFEVQDDSLTLGMAFEERVKLAVDDAHATFTHAKVEGLIRRAGLRYPNADLRRVDLLEQRGLDRGVIAQLGTCQFITRQQNVVFQGFTGSGKSYLGSALAKQACQHRYRAHYIRMPDLEESWATARDRPAGKEKWLRKYAAFTLLVIDEWLLDNPDDSVRGMLLELLERRYDATSTVFCTQYAKKDWHQRLGGGVHADAIMDRIVHNTIWIETGSTNMREHTARTA, from the coding sequence ATGAGCCGGCTCGACTCGGAGACGAAGCGGAAGCTGCGTGAGATGGGGGTGACGTCGCTGGTCGACGCGTTCGAGGTCCAGGACGACAGCCTCACGTTGGGAATGGCGTTCGAAGAACGCGTCAAGCTCGCCGTCGACGACGCCCACGCCACCTTCACCCACGCCAAGGTCGAAGGCCTCATCCGGCGGGCCGGTCTCCGCTACCCGAACGCGGACCTGCGGCGAGTCGACCTGCTCGAGCAGCGGGGTCTTGACCGCGGGGTGATCGCGCAACTCGGCACCTGCCAGTTCATCACCCGGCAGCAGAACGTCGTCTTCCAAGGCTTCACCGGGTCCGGGAAGAGCTACCTCGGATCGGCGTTGGCGAAGCAGGCCTGTCAGCACCGCTACCGGGCGCACTACATCCGCATGCCCGACCTCGAAGAATCCTGGGCCACCGCCCGCGACCGGCCCGCGGGGAAGGAGAAGTGGCTCCGCAAATACGCGGCGTTCACGCTCCTCGTGATCGACGAATGGCTCCTCGACAACCCCGATGACAGCGTTCGCGGCATGCTGCTCGAGCTGCTCGAGCGCCGCTACGACGCCACCTCGACGGTGTTCTGCACCCAGTACGCGAAGAAGGACTGGCACCAACGCCTCGGCGGCGGAGTCCACGCCGACGCGATCATGGACCGCATCGTCCACAACACCATCTGGATCGAGACCGGCAGCACCAACATGCGCGAACACACCGCCAGGACGGCCTGA